A region from the Ammospiza nelsoni isolate bAmmNel1 chromosome 1, bAmmNel1.pri, whole genome shotgun sequence genome encodes:
- the CHCHD7 gene encoding coiled-coil-helix-coiled-coil-helix domain-containing protein 7, giving the protein MSRHAKKLRDQDINPCLAETDATTKCMNDNNYNKDMCTDYFLKYKNCRKFWHGIMMQRKRSGVKPEMPSAEERKKILESMGKPY; this is encoded by the exons ATGTCCAGGCATGCAAAAAAGCTTAGAGATCAGGATATAAATCCATGTCTAGCG GAAACAGATGCCACTACAAAATGTATGAATGACAACAACTATAACAAGGATATGTGTACTGATTACTTTTTGAAGTacaaaaactgcagaaaattctGG CACGGCATTATGATGCAAAGGAAGAGAAGTGGTGTGAAACCAGAGATGCCctcagcagaagaaagaaagaaaatcttggAATCAATGGGGAAGCCCTACTGA